AGCCCCACCGGCAGCCCATGCTGGGTGATAGACAGGAGCTGctacttcttaattttttttttttttttttttttttttttttttaagacagggcctcactatgtagccttggtgggcctggagctcactatgtaaactagACTAGCTTCAGAGACCCTCCCGCCTGtctggtggtgggggtgggagaggagttggtggggaggggaggggagccgggattaaaggcacatatcaccacacttggcttcagTGGGGTCTTAAAGTGCAATGATATTTCATCCAAAGAAGtaccttttgtgtttgttttgagattaaTTATTTGCTGTATTGCTtgggctgctcttgaactcagggctctggtgctgggattaaaggcttatgctacTACATTTGtgctctattttttgtttttggtttttcgagacagagtttctctgtgaaatagttctggctttcctggaactcactctgtagaccaggctggccttgaactcacagagagctgcctgcctctgcctcctgagtgctgggattacaggcctgtgccaccacctggccttgttgtgttcttcttttgagacagggcttcacattgtagtctggcctggaacttactacatgtaccccagactggcctcaaactcaaggtgctccccctgcctcagtctcccaagtattGTGATTATgggtacaccaccatgcccaccttctattttatttatttatttttatcctccCTGTTTTGTGAATGTAGACATCCTCGCTCTTGAGGGCCTTTGTACTTACTGTCTCCCTACCTGACAAGTTCTCCAGCCAGAAACCTGAGGGCCATTCTCTACCTCCTCAACGTCACACACTCCCTTCTCTTTGAGGCATTTGCTAACATCACactttactcatttttaaaatttttactatcttttatctattttgtgtgtatgtgtatgtacttgtgtgtatgtgcacacacacgggAGAACAAAGAGCCATAGCCCATGAGTGGctatcagaggacagttttcaagAATAGGttctaagccgggcagtggtgatacaggcttttgttttttttttttttgagcctgtcctggaactcactgtagaccaggctggccttgaactcacagaaatctgccagactttgcctcctaagtgctgggattaaaggtgtgtgccaatacCACCCagccaatttttatttatttatttacttattcatttttattctttggtgGTAAGGACCAGACCCAGAGATTCTGCTTTTAAATTGCAGTCTCTGAGGCTGAGGATGtggtcagttggtagagtgccacCCTAGCATAAGGAAGTcctaggttcaacccccagcaccccataaactgGTGTGGCAatgcatgcctgtgattccagagctcctgagacagaggcagaaagatcagaggtTAAAGGTTATCTTAGCTGTGTAGCGAGTTGTGGTCACCCTGGGATACAtcagactctgtatcaaaaaagCCATGCAGCGGCCCTGGTGTGTTTGTTTCATCATATTTTATCTTGGGGGGTTGTGTTTGTAACCATGTACGTGTGTGGGCACAAGTGCCACGGCACGCACAACCCGTCACagtcttctttccttccatcatgtgggttccagagatcaaactcaggttatcaggcttggcagcaagtgccgtaaccagctgagccatctctctatgtCTGTTTGAATTTTGAGACCAGATGTCACATATCTTAGGCTTGCCTTGAGCTCACAATgcacagaggatgaccttgaacttctgatcctcctgccttcagtcccatcccaagtgctaggttttGCTACTATGCCTAGTTTATTCTGTAATAGGTGTTAAAGGCTTCGTGCATAATAGGCAAACACTCTTCCCTGTcagttacatccccagccctttttaaaaacaggctctcactttgtagctgagaatgtagcccaggctaacttcaaactctCGATTCTCCTGTCTCTCAATGCTACTATATAGGAGTCCACCCCCATTTTAATCTTCCCAAACCCCttcctatttattttcctttttagaaCTTGTCcagaagctaggcatggtagcacacaccttcaatcttagcacttaggatgcagaggcagacagatctctgagttcagggacagcctggtctacaaagtgagttccaggattttcagggctagagagaaaccctgtcttgaaaaacaaaaccaaaccaaacaatgatAACCAAAAAAAGTCCTTTTCTAATATACAATGGTAGACATCAGTTTATTGATGGACTCCCCACTAGAATGTATACCCAGGAAGGTCAGTGGTTTTATTTACTGGTTAGTTGGTTTATagatgggttctggagattgaactcatgcTTCATTCATGCAAACAAGGTAAAGACTCTGCCAACTAAACTCTATCCCTCGCTACCCCTCCCCCCCATGGAGGGGTGGAATTCAGGGTTTCCAGTATGGAACACTAGCCCTACCCATCCCTGCTcctgcactctaccactgagctacaccctcaatccaattttacaatttttattccCTGATGCCTTTGCAGTGCCTAGCACATCACAGAAATTCCACAGATATAGTTGTATGAATGAATGGACCAATCTCTGTAGCTTTTCCAAGAACAATATAGCAATTTGAagactctaaaaataaaacagtatacAAAAGTGGCTGATTCTTCCTGTGTCATACAAGAGACCTTACAAATTTCATGAAAGGTATTGAAATAAATAAGCTATAGTGTTCACTCTATTTTGGTCCTATAATATTAGGTTCTAAGATTGCCCTGTTCTAGAAGAAAGTGAGTATATTTGTAAgcaggttctttttctttttaacgtgtgtgtgtgtgtgtgtgtgtgtgtgtgtgtgtgcatgttcctaTCACAGAGCATCTGGAGATGTTCAAGAACAATTTGTGGGTTCCATGTCAGACTCAAGCCCTCAAGCTTGGTAGAAGCATCTTCCCTGGGGAGCCATCATGCTGGACCTGGAAGTATGTTCTTGAACTgcatctctctccctttctggacAGAGGACTTGATGCCAGAAATGaggaaaatacataattttatctctttgttttcatatttgcttactttggtttttttggaatattttttgagacagggtcttgtttaTGAAGACCCTCATAgtcactggcctcaaattcttggtaattctcctgcctcagtttcccaagtgcagGAAGAAAAACACCAGTGGCAAAGTCTCTGAATAAGACTGGTACTGACCTGAATGTGATGCCAGACAAGTGAATTAACTCCCTCAGCCCCTTTACCCTTCTCTACAAAAGGGATGACAATGTGGAACTTACCTGAAAGGTTATTGTAAAGATTAGAATGCATACATGTAATTCAATTGTATTACTTCACATCAACTGCTCAAAAGTAGTAACAGGAAAAAACCCAGCACATTTACATAGATCCAACTAGGTACTGGGTATAGTTTTATTAACCCagttaatctttaaaataattctatgcAGTAGGGACAGTGGCTGTCCCATTTCCTGATAGGAAACTCAGACACATAGTCATTAAGGAATTTGACCGGGGTTACCCTGTTACTATATTGTACTTCCTTATAGAGAAAAGTCAACTGTCCCCCAGGGGGACAGCCAGTTAAGGCACCAGCTGGTATctaaagggaggaggggggttaTTTGCTGGGAATgggaaacagaaaaggggaagttggGAAGTTGGCTTAGCCTGGAGTTTGCTTTGTCATGGACATGGGAGCTCCGGGAATAGGAGGCTAAGATTctaaagggaagaggagaaatgtTACTGGGTGAGGAGACGCCAGCAGCAGAGGGGTGCAGGGCCTGTGCATGGAGGGGCACCTTGGATTGCTGATATCCAATCCAGGATGGTTTGAGTTGGCAAGAAAACCTATCctggggtagagagatggctcagtagttcagaACACTTCCTGCTTGTCAAGACTGGCTTCAATCTGTCAATTTGACACGTGGGAAAAGGAACTTCAGCTGAGGAATCACATGTGGGCAtgtatgggggcattttcttttctttttcttttttttgggggtgggcgttcaagacagggtttctctgtgtagttttggtgcctgtcctggatctcgctttgtagaccaggctggcctggaactcacagagatctgcctgcctctgtcccctgagtgctgggattaaaggcgtgtgctaccactgcctggccgggggtggaaggcattttcttaattactaatgTAGAGGAGCCCAGTCCACTATggatggtgccattcctgggcaggtggtcctcgATTGTATAAAGAAAGTAGTTGAGCCaagtcagagccaggcagcaaTATTCCTTCTTGGCTTAACTTAGCTGGAGCTTTAGCCTTGGCTCATCTCAATGATGAACTGTACCTGTAAGTCAAGTAAATCCCTTTCCTCCCATAAACTGGTTTCGGTAAAAGTcttttatcacagctacagaaaagcaaactacagGACTGGAGTTCTGATCCCAGGGCTGCCTCAGGAGACTCACAAATGTCTGGAACTCCACCTGCAAGGGATCCAGTGTCCCACTCTGACTTTCATGGGCATTTGTGAGAGTGTGCACACAAACGTCTTTTTGGGGGGAAGGGTTAAGCAGTGCTTCTCCATTTAAtagcatggctgtcctggaacttgctctgaagaccaggctggcctcaaactcacagagatccacctgcctctgcctcctgagtgctgggattaaaggcatgtctctctctctctctctctctctctctctctctctctctctctctctctcacacacatacacacacacacacaccttaaaacccccaaaaacaagggggctggagagatggctcagaggttaagagcattgactgctcttccagaggtcctgagttcaattcccagcaatcacatggtggctcacaaccatctgtaatgagatctgatgccctcttctggtgtgcaggtacacatgcagacagaatactgtatacataataaataaattgatttaaaaaacaaacaacaaaacgaAACAAGATAACCCAGCCTGGACTAAAGGTGAGGAGGCTGGGCTGACGATACAGAGAGCTGGAACCTCTTGCTGTTTACCTGCATCTGGAGGGAGGTAGAAGACGAAGATGGCCAGGACAGTGATGAGGATGCACGGCGCAATGACATTGACCAGGTAGAAGAGAGGCTTCCGTCGGATAATGAGATAGAAAGTAACTTCCTCTCGAtggccttccttccctcctctgggGTCCCCTGGACGTTGGATTAACCTAGAAGGTTTGTGGATAATCTCCCATTGGCCATTCTCtggaggagggagacagaagaggTAAACGCAGGTGTAGTAGCTGTCCTAGTTAGTGCCTAGTGTGGCACACTGCTAGGCAGCCCCCTCTAATAAACAAGTCTCAATTTCCATTTctgattctttgttttttaatattattatagtggtgtgtgtgtgtgtgtgtgtgtgtgtgtgtgtgtgtgtgtatatatgtgacacgcctttaatcccagcactcaggaggcagaggcaggtggatctctgtgagtttgaggccagcctggtctacaaagcaagttccaggacaggattgttacagagaaaccctgtctcaaaaaaccaaaccaaaccaaacaaacaaacaaaaaaaaaaaaaaaaaaaaaaaaaaaaaaaaaaggaaaaaaaggaaaagtatcagGGTCTCTGAATGTAGCCCAGCCTAGCCTTGAATATgcagcaatccttctgccccagcctcccaaatgctggcattacagagtTTGAGCTTGGTGCCAGCTTCCATATTTGCAGTGTTGATGGTCACCCCCAACTTGCTGACCCCACCAGGTTACATTGGGCATCGATAACTGTTTATCTATCAGCCTTGGGTGTGAGACCCATGCCCACTCACCAATGAAGGTCCCTTCGTGGATGTAGATTTCCTGCCCGTCCTGTCCATCAGGACCTAGGCCTGTCTTCAGGCTGACCTCAGAGCTGTCATAGCTGTAGGAACTAAACACCATGGTGCAATTCTGCCAGTCAAAGGGGAAGTAGGTGacctgggtggagggaggggaagacatTGGAGCTGCCGGAGGACTGGCAAGGGAAGTCTGGGAGGGCACTGGATGTGGGCCACAACAGAGAAGGGATCATCATGGAAATAGCAGAGGGTCACCATGGCAGACTGCACAGGGCAAGGGAAAGTCGGGGTAAACAAGAGGTGACGGTCAGGAGGAATTATGGCACAGGACTGGCAGTAGCTGGGGAGTGGGGTTAGTCTGAGAACAGACAAAGCCTGGAACCTGGATGCTGCAGCTGCTGCGATACAGGCCAGGGGGTTGCCAGCGCACGGAGCCCTTGAAGGATACCACGACATTAATGTCCAGAGCAACGTCAAAATTTCCGTCATTGCTGCAGGAAAGAGATCTTTTCATAAGGGATCCGGATCTGACCACCGGAGACCCTCCCCCACCACAACACGCCCCCacgcccccacccctcacctccccCGCCCGCCCCGTGggccccccacccctcacctccccctctccccctccacccacaCCTCActtcccccccccgcccccaacacCTCACTTcccccacgcccccccccccccccccgcccccccggcCCCCCCCACCtcacttccccctccctcccccgcccctcccctccccaccctgccccccacctcccccgcCCACCCCTGGGCCCCCAGCCTTTGGAAACACTCTACTTGTTCAGCAGCACCACATCAGGGAGCCAGACAGAGTCAGCGGTGATGCGGAGAGATTCGATGCCATCGTACTCTGCGGGATCCCAGCTTAACCTGTAGTCTGTCCACTCCTAGGGAACCAGAGGCTAAAGGGCTGTTCCCTAGAGGCCAGGGAGAGACTCGGGGTGTCTGAGAGGGTGCTCAGGGAGAGTGTGCAAAGGGAGTAGCTCAGCTCTGACCTCTGGGTCAAGGGGAAAGgggctggctctgccttcagtCTCTGGGATTCACATCAACTTGGTTCCTTCCGCCTGCACTGAACTCTACTTTTTCAGTCTCTAAAACCAAagagggggcctggagagatggcacagagggtAACCGCACcgggctactcttccagaggacccaggtttgattcctagctcCTACAAGGAAGTCACAACCGTCTGAAATACTAGTTCCAGGGGCTcggacgccctcttctggctcccacagGCACTAGACTCGCATGTGGTGCAGGCACATAatcaggcaaagcacccatacccataaaataaaaataaaacaagttgggggctggagagatggagaggtggctcagaggttaagagcactgactgctcttccagaggtcctgagttcaattcccagcaaccacatggtggctcacaaccatctgtaatgagatctggtggtctcttctggtctgcagacacatacaaacagaatactgtatacataataaataaatctttaaaaaaataaaacaaattaaaaagtaattgaaGAGTACTGGCCATTCTCTACTACAGTGGTTTTAAAACAGCAGTTCATGGACGGCCCCTTACAGGATGAGAATTCAAATTAATGACGCCAAACTTATGTTTTAAACAATTAGGAAGGAATTGTTTACAGAAGCCTCTGTTttggttattttatatatatatgtgtgtgtgtgtgtgtgtgtgtgtgttttatgaaatcattatgcaaaaaaaaaaaaaatcttactgggCTGAGCATTCAGGAGATTAATATAAAGGTGGCGGGGCCCTTCCCTAACCCGCAGGGTCTCCATACCAGGTCTAAGTACACCTTCGTGCTCATCTCTTCATCCTTCTCGTTCTAGAAGGGGAAAATTTAAGGCAGAAAGGAAATGACGTGGAAGACATGAGGGCTGGGGCCACTTTCTCACAGAAATCTACCCCCTTTCTCGAAACTGCACCTTCTTGGTTGCAAACCCCATCTCGTAGAAGTTGAGTGGGGATCAGCCCTGCCTCGAAACACCAGATCTTGACGCCTTGCCTTTTACCTCCGGGTTCACTCACGGGCCACACCCAGTGTCTAGTCCACACAACCCTGAATCTCCGCCCAGGGCTGTTCCATGACTCCCTGAGCACCAAGCTCTGCTGGACCCCCGCTAGCGTCCCATCCAACATGGCCACGCCCGTAGGTCCGCCCCCTAGccggtccttctgcctcagccccgcCCCAAACCCCGCCCACAGGCGGGTTCACAGAGCCGTATTCGGGGCCTGTCAAAGCGGCCACGCCCACGAACGCGTTCATTGGTCCCGTTTTCCACCCAACCTTCGCCAAAGGCCTGTCCATCTCCCGACCTAAGCTCGCCTCAGACCCCGCCCCCAGGCGGGGGTCCCGCCTAGAGCCCCGCCCCCAGGCCGCCCCGCCCGGCGCCCTCCCCCGCAGCCCGCCCGCCCTCCCGCCCTCACCAGGCTGATGAGCTGCGCCAGGGTGAGGCCAATGCTGACCCCGACGCGGTCTCCCACCTCGCGCGCCGGCCGCACCGAGTTGTCGTAGCCTGAGAAAAGTTTCTCACGCAGCCGGCCTTCGGCTTCCGACCCGCGGGCGCCTGGCGAAGGAAAGCACTTAAGGGGCGCTCGGGGGGCTGGCCGCGAGCATGGCCCCTGCCATTGCCTCCTCGGGGCCCAGACTGACTTACCTGGGGCGAGGGCCGCCCCGAGcacccccagcagcagcagcagcagcgcccCTAAGGTCATGGCTCTGCCGCTTCGCTCAGTGAGTTTGTCCCGAGAGCGGCCGAAGCGGCCAGGACGGGGGAAGTGACGCGGCGCCCAGGAATGTGCACCTGTTGTCGGGGGGACCAGCCGCCAGCCCACCCGCCCCGCCCTCTAGGCTCGGTCCCGCCCGGAGCAACTGCAGGCGCCCTCCACTCACAAATGGCAGATAACACTCGGGTTGTATAAACCATCTTTAATTAGAGAAAGCATGGAGACCCAGTCCCCcgagggcagagccaggagatgGGCGGAGCCTGAGCGGGGTTTGAGTGAAGGAAGGGGGGGGGCATCTCTTGCAACAAGCCAGAAGTGAAAGGGCCTGAGGAAAAGTGACCTGCCTTTGAGCACTAGCCCCGCCCTAGGACCTCCGAAGTCCTCTCCACCTGCATCTGCTAGACTCGGGATCTAACCCCTGTTTTACCAGAGGGTCCCCATTTTCAGGTCCTTTTTGGGTACTTAAAACCCAGCTGAGGTTATAAGCTGTAAGGTAAAGTAAATTCTATTTAATTAGAAGCTCTGGGGATATATGAGGTCTGGGAGCCCAAGAGGCCCCTCATTTCCTAGGCCTGACCTGTAGGAGGGAGACGCTGGACTTATTGCTGAGTTGGGGGGGTCTCCTTGCTGGGAGGGGGAAATCACGGCTGTCCCTATTTGTCCTTTCTTATTCTAGAGTTATTATCCTTACAGACCTCAGTTTTCTGTGgatgtttgagatagggtctcatatagcccaggctggtcttgaactccctatgtagcccaggctagccctttATTCCCaattctccttcctccacctcacAAATGCACCACACCATATCAAGCAAAGGACCTCAGCTTTAGAAGGGACCTGGAAGGAATTCCTTCTGAGGTAGCTAAGTGTTCATGTCTCCCCAAAGCAGACACAAATTCAATCAAAACATGCCATTTTCCTCCTCTGAGCTTCCCCACTATGGGCCAGGTATATTCTTCCAGAATTCCTGCACCTTTCGCTAGACTCTGTTTCCCTGGCAGAACCTCAGTTGGAATGCTAAAACTAGAAACCCTGTAAAAGTGAGGTTAGCATTCTAAAGGGAAGGAGATTTTTAGAAAATTATCTAGGAAAAACAAGCAGTAGTTCTTTATTCATTCAGTACTGATTAGTAGTaagcatgctctctctctctctctctctctctctctctctctctctctgtctgtgtgtgtgtgtgtgtgtgtgtgtgtgtgtgtgtgtgtgtgtgtgttggcttttCAGACAGGGCTTTGCTattatagcccaggatggcctccaactcgAAATCCTTCTGActcagtctcccaggtgctgaattacaggcatgtgctactaagCACAGCTCAGAACCAATTAGTTCTTAATGAGTCATAGCTGAGTTCTATGCAGAGCTCATTCTTAAATAATCATTAAGGAAGTGAAAGAGTTGGTTTAGAACTTAGTACAATATAGTACAATAATATGGCTATACAGGCCCTAGTTCCACCCTGGAAAAAAGGGCTGAGAGTCATGGTCTGTGTCCTGGAGCTGAGATTCAGGAGGAAGTATGGCTCCAAAAAGGTCTAGAACACCATGCTCTAGAATTGGGTGTCTCTGGGATACCAAGGTTTAACATGTGGTGTGACCTGAGGCTGGTTCAGACCAAGGCCAATGGCTACATTGGGGGGCTCGAATTCAgcctcttctttaaaaaacaaaacaaaaaaccagggggGCCACCTAGGTCAAGAATAGAAGCTTAAAGGATCCATGCCTGGGTTCTAATACAGCACACAGAAGGGCCCTGGCTGGGGTGTTCAGGTGGATCAGAACCTGTCCAGACCAAGGCcggaggtggagaggaggaaaCTAGCTGGGTGCCAGTGGGCCGACCTGGAAAGCTGTGGCTTCAGAAACTGGCTCGGCCAGGGTGAGGAGTATTAATTCCCTTGCTTTGTCAGTTTTGGGACCCCCAGCGCCATTTCGGGAAAAATTGGGGTTCTTTGGAGGGGGAGGAGTTAATGTGAAAAGAAGTAAGTGGTCAGCCAGGATCTTTTCAGGCACCCCATCTCGCAACCTCTTCTAGGCCCCAGAACTCAGCAACTCCCGACGTCCCagccagccccccagctccctcAGGGTACAGCACCTGGTGAGACCTGGCTGCTTAGGGCATGTATGTGGTAACAGGGGTAAGAGCAGCAAGGCCTGGAGCAGGGCTACCAGGCAGGCTGTGGCGGTGGCTGGCTCACAGGAAGTGCAGGGAGCCTCCAGTCCAGGGACTACATCTCAAGGGGCAGGGGGACTGGAAGGGGAGGTCTCAGGGACACTGTGGAGAGAAGGCTCCCGGTACATGGCCACtgtgaaggggagagagagaggagcagggaAGGAGAATTAGGTGCACAGAGAGCCAGGAAGAATCAGAGCTCTGAGAATCCTCCCTTCCCTTACACACTCATCCTTGGAGAATCCCAACCTAAACGGAAGAGAGCTCCCCAAACCCCCAAAGGCTAAAGCCTTCCTGTCTTGGCCTATCATAACAGCATCTTGTTTAACGTTTATGGCCTGGGCTGTGAGACACTCAATATTCATGCAAGGTCAATGCCCTCCCACATGACCCACCTTTTCTTGAGCCCATACCCACCCTCCAGGAGCTTGGGCACAAAGTGGGCAGCAGCCTTGGTTTTCTTGACTCGGTTTCCCTTCATGACCCGGCCCTCCTTGTCTAGGCCTAGGTACCAGGCCCGGCCAGAACGACGTTGGCGGTAGAGAGCAGAGGCATACAGGACATAGTAATTCTCAAAGACACACTCTTTAAAGCGACACTCTGCCGTGAAATGTGGCTGAGGAGACAAAGATCCAGAAAgaggcatggacacacacacacacacacacacacacacacacacacacacacagagagagagagagagagagagagagagagagagagagagagagagagagatatcactGGCAGAAGGGAGCCCTTGGGAAGAAGCAGCCAAGATATAATccatatattttttcaaaaggaGGATGGCAATACTGAGTCCATGCAGAAACCAGAGCACAGAGAGAATCGGGAGGAGCCTGGTAGGCCACCCAGGGGTAGGAACTAGGCTTATAGGACCCTGGAAATAAGATCTCTTCTCTGCATTCCCAGGCCCTTACTACTTCCTATCCAGAGTAAAGATGAAGTTTAGAGGTGATAGGCTGAGAAGTGGGGCCATAATAGCTGAGTCAGACAGTGCATGTAGAAATGGGATGCATTCTCGAGGACCACTTTTGGAACAGGCAGTGATCAGCTAAAGCAGGAAGAACAGAGTACTGGGTGCAAGTCCTGCCTGTGGCGAAGGGTGGTCATATGCTGTGGGTGTCCCCAGTCGCCCAGGCCATTCAGCCTCATTGTCTTACCGAGCTGTACAATAGCCCCTCGGCATTCATGGCCATGTAGTGACCCAGCTTGGCGCTCTGGATGGTGACCACGCGGAGCCCCACGGGAATCAAATTGAAGTGGGCTGGGGAGTAGAGAGCAGACATCAGGACCCCAGGGCCTCACTCCCATCTGAGTCCCTTCCCCGCTCCAGCGCCATTGCTTCCCTTGGGGCTCAAGAAGACAGACTGAAGACGACAAAACCTGAAGAGGCGACAGGATAGTCATCTCCTGTCCCCGGATCCCCACTTCCCACCCTGCAGCTGGCTTCCCCTCTCACTGAAGGAGCTGGTGTCCTCTGGGGTGCCCTGGATGCTCCCATCGGGATTCGCCTGGAGGTAGAAGCCCTGGCGGCAGAACAGTTTGGTGACGATGCCTTTGAGCTGaggctctggagagagagagattcatctTTGAAAATGACATCTCTGTTCCCAGAAACATTCCTACACTTGGCGGGATCACAGGATAGGAGGGGAAATGTCTGAAAAGGGCTCCGGGGGGCCTAGCTCTCTCTCCTCCAAGCAAGCTTCCTTCCACCCCTCTTTGGTTCCTGAGGAAGCTGGGGTGTGGGTCCCTTCCGCTTTCTCTAATTATGAGCGTCAGCTTAATttattgaaatttatttaaatgGCTTAATTCCTTCTCTCCAccagagttgggggaggggcggagaggaggtaggaagagagagacataaaAGGCAACGGGCAGTGCTAGAGACGCGGGGCAATGGGTTTGCAAGTGTCGGGGTGCGCAGCAAGGTGACCACAGAGAAGGGGCTCCCCCTCAGAAGGAGGGGTGGGACTGGGTTTGACTGACGCTGACTcagcacctgctgctgctgcagctgccgcTTGCTTGGCGCGGGCCTGGCTTTGGCTCAGCGCCGGCCTGTCTGACACTGACCCATCTGTCCGTCTGTCTCTGTCAGTCAGTCGGCTGGCTCATGAGGGTCCAGTTCTCCCTGAGGCTGAGTCTCTACCCTTCAGCCAGGTAACTGGCCTGGGATGGGGGACATTCATACCAAtcgaggaaaaggaagaggggacagagatgGAGAGGCAAGCTGCATCACGTGGGGGCTGGGTCCCACTCAGAGGGTGGGCTGCGGACTGTACCACACCTACCgctggtgggggggggaggcCGCAAAGGGGCTACCCCTAGGGGAACCGGCAGCGGCCTGGAGAGAGGCCAGAGGGACTCCCTAGCTGTCGTACCTGGACGGGAACCACATACCGGCCCCTACACCTCTCCTTTCCCGGGGCTTGCTCTCTGCCGGTTTCCCTGTTCCCCCTTGTAAGTGGTACGACCCCCGCCCCAAGTCTCTGTGCAGGTCTTCAGCTTGAACTGTGTGTGAGGTCCTGCTAGCCCAGGGTCCCCCGAGCCTGTGGGATCAGCTTTCCGAGTCGCACAGGAGTAATGGGAGGGGGTGCTCAGCACCCTTCTCGGAGCGCAGGTCACAGAAGGAGGGCGCACGGAGGGGGCTGGCTGACGAGGTAGTTGCAAGGACACCCcggggagagctggagagattggCTCCTGGCCAGGCCAGCTCGACCAGAAAGAACAGAGCCCAGGCATGGAG
Above is a window of Onychomys torridus chromosome 8, mOncTor1.1, whole genome shotgun sequence DNA encoding:
- the Fgf11 gene encoding fibroblast growth factor 11 isoform X3; amino-acid sequence: MEPQLKGIVTKLFCRQGFYLQANPDGSIQGTPEDTSSFTHFNLIPVGLRVVTIQSAKLGHYMAMNAEGLLYSSPHFTAECRFKECVFENYYVLYASALYRQRRSGRAWYLGLDKEGRVMKGNRVKKTKAAAHFVPKLLEVAMYREPSLHSVPETSPSSPPAP
- the Chrnb1 gene encoding acetylcholine receptor subunit beta isoform X2, with amino-acid sequence MTLGALLLLLLGVLGAALAPGARGSEAEGRLREKLFSGYDNSVRPAREVGDRVGVSIGLTLAQLISLNEKDEEMSTKVYLDLEWTDYRLSWDPAEYDGIESLRITADSVWLPDVVLLNNNDGNFDVALDINVVVSFKGSVRWQPPGLYRSSCSIQVTYFPFDWQNCTMVFSSYSYDSSEVSLKTGLGPDGQDGQEIYIHEGTFIENGQWEIIHKPSRLIQRPGDPRGGKEGHREEVTFYLIIRRKPLFYLVNVIAPCILITVLAIFVFYLPPDAGEKMGLSIFALLTLTVFLLLLADKVPETSLAVPIIVKYLMFTMVLVTFSVIFSVVVLNLHHRSPHTHQMPFWVRQIFIHKLPPCLGLKRPKPERDQLPHHSFTPRSGWGRGTDEYFIRKPPSDFLFPKLNRFQPELSAPDLRRFIDGPTRTVGLPRELREVISSISYMARQLQEQEDHDALQEDWQFVAMVVDRLFLWTFIVFTSVGTLVIFLDATYHLPPPEPFP
- the Fgf11 gene encoding fibroblast growth factor 11 isoform X2; the protein is MAALASSLIRQKREVREPGSSRPVSAQRRVCPRGTKSLCQKQLLILLSKVRLCGGRPTRQDRGPEPQLKGIVTKLFCRQGFYLQANPDGSIQGTPEDTSSFTHFNLIPVGLRVVTIQSAKLGHYMAMNAEGLLYSSPHFTAECRFKECVFENYYVLYASALYRQRRSGRAWYLGLDKEGRVMKGNRVKKTKAAAHFVPKLLEGGYGLKKSGHVPGAFSPQCP
- the Fgf11 gene encoding fibroblast growth factor 11 isoform X1 → MAALASSLIRQKREVREPGSSRPVSAQRRVCPRGTKSLCQKQLLILLSKVRLCGGRPTRQDRGPEPQLKGIVTKLFCRQGFYLQANPDGSIQGTPEDTSSFTHFNLIPVGLRVVTIQSAKLGHYMAMNAEGLLYSSPHFTAECRFKECVFENYYVLYASALYRQRRSGRAWYLGLDKEGRVMKGNRVKKTKAAAHFVPKLLEVAMYREPSLHSVPETSPSSPPAP
- the Chrnb1 gene encoding acetylcholine receptor subunit beta isoform X1, whose product is MTLGALLLLLLGVLGAALAPGKSVWAPRRQWQGPCSRPAPRAPLKCFPSPGARGSEAEGRLREKLFSGYDNSVRPAREVGDRVGVSIGLTLAQLISLNEKDEEMSTKVYLDLEWTDYRLSWDPAEYDGIESLRITADSVWLPDVVLLNNNDGNFDVALDINVVVSFKGSVRWQPPGLYRSSCSIQVTYFPFDWQNCTMVFSSYSYDSSEVSLKTGLGPDGQDGQEIYIHEGTFIENGQWEIIHKPSRLIQRPGDPRGGKEGHREEVTFYLIIRRKPLFYLVNVIAPCILITVLAIFVFYLPPDAGEKMGLSIFALLTLTVFLLLLADKVPETSLAVPIIVKYLMFTMVLVTFSVIFSVVVLNLHHRSPHTHQMPFWVRQIFIHKLPPCLGLKRPKPERDQLPHHSFTPRSGWGRGTDEYFIRKPPSDFLFPKLNRFQPELSAPDLRRFIDGPTRTVGLPRELREVISSISYMARQLQEQEDHDALQEDWQFVAMVVDRLFLWTFIVFTSVGTLVIFLDATYHLPPPEPFP